A genomic stretch from Helianthus annuus cultivar XRQ/B chromosome 1, HanXRQr2.0-SUNRISE, whole genome shotgun sequence includes:
- the LOC110937319 gene encoding protein FAR1-RELATED SEQUENCE 5-like: MKAAISEVFTDARHRLCMWHIMKKLPTKIHGDLLQNSELRALMHRLVWSIHMKPSTFETCWQLLMEEYGLQDHDWLNDMYSIRDQWVPAYFRDIPICCLMKTTSRCESSNSSFKVNSTSANTLVQFMLCYETRIDNQRYRQRVAEFKTSSSVFMDNTDLAIEKHAFELYTHAIFTEVRKEIYKGKLFCYILNTEDCDDVRVYYVNQLDKRSSATNTFTVKLELRNQSVSCSCNNFIRIGYLCRHIFCVYRVNNIEKIPAEFVVKRWTRDMLPKSIFSIERRYGVDTRPQAAARSQILEIVTECVDALRSDVGGLSTFAEQIKELKSKLLNGGPVDDEAKNDNYAAVEELLGVSLDGDVTLNNPDGIRNKGCGKRRRLSRASQDGTSNSVVKPPKTPRLCRTCMKYVTGHDSRNCKKKKKNKSGNEDEDSSSTSQEST; this comes from the exons ATGAAAGCTGCCATTTCAGAGGTTTTCACAGACGCTCGGCACCGCCTTTGCATGTGGCATATTATGAAAAAACTTCCAACCAAG ATTCATGGAGACCTATTACAAAACTCTGAGTTAAGGGCATTGATGCATCGTTTGGTGTGGAGTATTCACATGAAACCATCTACATTTGAGACGTGTTGGCAACTTTTGATGGAGGAATATGGGTTACAAGATCACGACTGGTTGAATGATATGTACTCAATTAGGGACCAATGGGTACCTGCCTACTTCCGTGATATCCCAATATGTTGTCTGATGAAGACCACATCAAGATGTGAAAGCTCTAACTCAAGCTTCAAGGTAAACTCTACTAGTGCTAACACACTAGTTCAGTTCATGCTATGTTATGAAACTAGGATAGACAATCAGCGTTACAGGCAACGTGTTGCAGAGTTTAAAACCTCATCTAGTGTATTCATGGACAATACTGATTTAGCTATCGAGAAGCACGCTTTTGAGCTGTACACACATGCAATTTTCACAGAGGTAAGAAAAGAGATATACAAGGGGAAGTTGTTTTGTTACATTCTAAACACGGAGGATTGTGATGATGTTCGTGTTTACTATGTGAATCAGTTGGACAAGCGAAGCAGTGCAACCAACACATTCACG GTTAAACTTGAGTTGAGAAATCAGTCGGTCTCTTGTTCATGCAACAACTTCATCCGTATTGGATATCTGTGTAGGCACATCTTTTGTGTTTATCGGGTAAACAATATTGAAAAAATCCCTGCCGAGTTTGTTGTTAAGCGTTGGACTAGGGACATGCTTCCCAAAAGTATATTTTCTATTGAGCGTCGATACGGCGTTGACACCCGTCCACAAGCTGCTGCGAGAAGTCAGATTCTTGAGATTGTAACCGAATGCGTAGACGCATTAAGAAGTGATGTTGGAGGACTTTCTACTTTCGCTGAGCAGATAAAGGAACTGAAATCCAAGTTACTAAATGGAGGACCAGTTGATGACGAAGCCAAGAATGATAACTATGCTGCTGTTGAAGAATTGCTTGGTGTTTCTTTAGATGGGGACGTAACTCTCAACAATCCAGACGGGATCAGGAACAAAGGATGCGGCAAACGTCGAAGATTGTCTAGAGCATCGCAGGATGGAACGAGCAACTCTGTTGTCAAACCTCCCAAAACACCAAGGCTTTGCCGAACATGTATGAAGTACGTGACTGGGCATGATTCAAGAAATtgcaagaaaaagaagaagaataaaTCGGGTAACGAGGATGAGGACTCAAGCTCTACGAGTCAGGAGTCCACTTGA